One Oncorhynchus masou masou isolate Uvic2021 chromosome 27, UVic_Omas_1.1, whole genome shotgun sequence genomic window carries:
- the LOC135515816 gene encoding zinc finger protein 34-like isoform X2 encodes MILELFRKDPPNLQDIQRLLEKMNIFGQQDAEVEESQANFVALVQTLLKNPYERKHFFQEEFHTQYGSKYDTALQALVGGLVLKLERLLSVPDLSQIVSIISAAPSDLEECGQSVSDPEHLKILLQHQNLLNKNQFVPVTTSVGDCVLSSLSFRLACGMPSMEPDFDEPSESLEAALSIMNPAPFSNLEDLGMMSDDSDHAGEDEDVLPENAVVCSSPQGVSGLVGGSPSKGAPTVRSMLQTMRQQQLVSLMNTSVTEASPSQTVIPATDNQPGELTSVDQWVPHIASYTLSLHSLPPLPQNDHLDKEMESADTGLGSSVVIGGQETEVDLFESSIIQRKRVQKPLQVACSKKREPATNSCQECGKRFLSRGRLEDHLRIHTGEKPFKCPDCNRFFRTSALLTNHMKIHSDVRPFSCDECGKCFRRKVGLQNHHRVHTDARPYKCTICGKGFTQVQYCKRHMDCHTSENTYFCTHCPKSFPTQFQLSSHQRWHTTDRPYACEQCGLRFFMPSLLKRHMGYHIGNRQFLCAQCGRTFVYEFDLKRHQKDHDPSPKLPCPVCQKMFGNNSLLQAHVRRHSSEKPYRCDICDKTFKDSGGLRIHKRGLHSNERPYSCDECGKTYKLHTHLREHKFKHTGEGHSCGQCGKAFRYLRLLKLHERSHSEPSELTLRNSHTSHRRRLSSKRS; translated from the exons ATGATCTTGGAGCTGTTCCGCAAGGACCCACCCAACCTTCAGGACATCCAACGTCTCCTGGAAAAGATGAACATCTTTGGG CAGCAAGATGCAGAAGTGGAGGAGTCGCAGGCTAACTTTGTGGCGCTGGTCCAAACCTTGCTGAAAAACCCTTATGAGAGGAAGCACTTTTTCCAG GAGGAGTTCCATACACAGTATGGCTCCAAGTATGACACAGCACTGCAGGCACTTGTGGGAGGCTTGGTCCTCAAACTGGAACGACTGCTATCTGTGCCAGATCTCTCCCAG ATAGTGTCCATtatcagtgctgccccctctgaCCTGGAGGAGTGTGGACAGTCTGTGTCTGACCCTGAGCACCTGAAGATCCTCCTCCAGCACCAGAACCTGCTAAATAAGAATCAGTTTG TACCTGTCACGACTTCGGTGGGTGACTGTGTGCTGTCCTCGCTGTCCTTCCGCCTCGCTTGTGGAATGCCATCAATGGAGCCAGATTTTGACGAGCCATCAGAATCATTAGAAGCCGCTCTAAGCATCATGAACCCTGCCCCCTTCAGTAACTTGGAGGATCTGGGAATGATGTCAGATGACTCTGACCATGCTGGAGAAGATGAGGATGTACTGCCAGAGAATGCCGTGGTCTGCTCTAGTCCTCAAGGTGTTAGCGGACTAGTGGGAGGGTCACCATCAAAAGGGGCACCAACAGTAAGGAGTATGCTGCAAACGATGAGACAGCAACAGCTTGTATCACTGATGAATACATCCGTCACTGAAGCCTCTCCTTCACAGACAGTCATCCCTGCCACGGATAACCAGCCGGGCGAGCTGACGAGTGTCGACCAGTGGGTCCCCCATATTGCCAGTTACACTTTATCGCTCCATTCCTTGCCACCCCTTCCACAAAACGATCATTTGGACAAGGAGATGGAGTCGGCCGACACAGGTCTCGGGAGCAGTGTGGTGATCGGGGGTCAGGAAACAGAGGTCGATCTCTTTGAGAGTTCCATTATCCAAAGGAAGAGGGTGCAAAAGCCACTACAAGTAGCGTGCTCGAAAAAGAGAGAACCTGCAACCAACTCCTGCCAAGAGTGTGGGAAGCGTTTTCTGTCTCGGGGACGGCTGGAGGATCACCTccgcatacacacaggagagaaacctttcaAATGCCCCGATTGTAACAGGTTCTTCAGGACGTCGGCACTCCTGACAAACCATATGAAAATTCACTCTGATGTGCGGCCCTTTAGCTGCGACGAGTGCGGCAAATGCTTTCGGAGAAAGGTTGGCCTTCAGAATCACCATCGCGTCCACACGGATGCTAGACCATACAAATGCACCATCTGTGGAAAGGGCTTCACGCAGGTACAGTACTGCAAACGACACATGGATTGTCATACAAGTGAGAATACCTATTTCTGCACTCATTGTCCGAAGAGCTTCCCAACCCAATTCCAGCTGTCCTCCCACCAGCGCTGGCACACCACGGACCGCCCGTACGCCTGTGAGCAGTGTGGGTTGCGCTTCTTTATGCCAAGCTTGTTAAAGAGACACATGGGCTACCACATTGGGAACCGCCAGTTCCTGTGTGCCCAGTGCGGAAGGACCTTTGTCTATGAGTTTGACCTAAAGAGACACCAAAAAGACCATGACCCCAGTCCCAAACTCCCCTGCCCTGTCTGCCAGAAGATGTTTGGCAACAACAGCCTACTCCAGGCCCACGTACGCAGGCACTCTTCAGAGAAACCTTACAGATGTGACATATGCGACAAGACCTTTAAAGACAGCGGGGGCCTGCGCATACACAAGCGTGGGCTGCACTCGAACGAACGCCCTTACAGCTGCGACGAGTGTGGGAAGACCTACAAACTCCACACGCACCTGAGGGAGCACAAGTTTAAACACACAGGGGAGGGCCACAGCTGTGGCCAGTGTGGAAAAGCCTTCAGGTACCTGCGTCTCCTGAAGTTGCACGAGCGCTCGCACTCCGAGCCATCAGAGCTCACGCTGCGAAACAGTCACACCAGCCATCGTAGGAGGCTATCCTCCAAAAGGAGTTGA
- the LOC135515816 gene encoding zinc finger protein 34-like isoform X1 translates to MDKRVKKRTASTAPPLPLSSLRLLVSPLRLMYSFVWHVVNQRNVMHYGKVEEFVTVVTEAVPKLLSYKQRAQLILGLRARMILELFRKDPPNLQDIQRLLEKMNIFGQQDAEVEESQANFVALVQTLLKNPYERKHFFQEEFHTQYGSKYDTALQALVGGLVLKLERLLSVPDLSQIVSIISAAPSDLEECGQSVSDPEHLKILLQHQNLLNKNQFVPVTTSVGDCVLSSLSFRLACGMPSMEPDFDEPSESLEAALSIMNPAPFSNLEDLGMMSDDSDHAGEDEDVLPENAVVCSSPQGVSGLVGGSPSKGAPTVRSMLQTMRQQQLVSLMNTSVTEASPSQTVIPATDNQPGELTSVDQWVPHIASYTLSLHSLPPLPQNDHLDKEMESADTGLGSSVVIGGQETEVDLFESSIIQRKRVQKPLQVACSKKREPATNSCQECGKRFLSRGRLEDHLRIHTGEKPFKCPDCNRFFRTSALLTNHMKIHSDVRPFSCDECGKCFRRKVGLQNHHRVHTDARPYKCTICGKGFTQVQYCKRHMDCHTSENTYFCTHCPKSFPTQFQLSSHQRWHTTDRPYACEQCGLRFFMPSLLKRHMGYHIGNRQFLCAQCGRTFVYEFDLKRHQKDHDPSPKLPCPVCQKMFGNNSLLQAHVRRHSSEKPYRCDICDKTFKDSGGLRIHKRGLHSNERPYSCDECGKTYKLHTHLREHKFKHTGEGHSCGQCGKAFRYLRLLKLHERSHSEPSELTLRNSHTSHRRRLSSKRS, encoded by the exons ATGGACAAACGAGTCAAGAAGAGGACAGCCAGTACGG ctcccccacttcctctctcctctttgcgACTATTGGTTTCTCCCCTGCGGCTGATGTATTCATTTGTATGGCATGTGGTGAATCAACGCAATGTGATGCACTATGGGAAGGTCGAGGAGTTTGTAACTGTGGTGACTGAAGCTGTTCCAAAGTTGCTGAGTTACAAACAGAGGGCTCAACTCATCCTGGGCCTGAGAGCAAGG ATGATCTTGGAGCTGTTCCGCAAGGACCCACCCAACCTTCAGGACATCCAACGTCTCCTGGAAAAGATGAACATCTTTGGG CAGCAAGATGCAGAAGTGGAGGAGTCGCAGGCTAACTTTGTGGCGCTGGTCCAAACCTTGCTGAAAAACCCTTATGAGAGGAAGCACTTTTTCCAG GAGGAGTTCCATACACAGTATGGCTCCAAGTATGACACAGCACTGCAGGCACTTGTGGGAGGCTTGGTCCTCAAACTGGAACGACTGCTATCTGTGCCAGATCTCTCCCAG ATAGTGTCCATtatcagtgctgccccctctgaCCTGGAGGAGTGTGGACAGTCTGTGTCTGACCCTGAGCACCTGAAGATCCTCCTCCAGCACCAGAACCTGCTAAATAAGAATCAGTTTG TACCTGTCACGACTTCGGTGGGTGACTGTGTGCTGTCCTCGCTGTCCTTCCGCCTCGCTTGTGGAATGCCATCAATGGAGCCAGATTTTGACGAGCCATCAGAATCATTAGAAGCCGCTCTAAGCATCATGAACCCTGCCCCCTTCAGTAACTTGGAGGATCTGGGAATGATGTCAGATGACTCTGACCATGCTGGAGAAGATGAGGATGTACTGCCAGAGAATGCCGTGGTCTGCTCTAGTCCTCAAGGTGTTAGCGGACTAGTGGGAGGGTCACCATCAAAAGGGGCACCAACAGTAAGGAGTATGCTGCAAACGATGAGACAGCAACAGCTTGTATCACTGATGAATACATCCGTCACTGAAGCCTCTCCTTCACAGACAGTCATCCCTGCCACGGATAACCAGCCGGGCGAGCTGACGAGTGTCGACCAGTGGGTCCCCCATATTGCCAGTTACACTTTATCGCTCCATTCCTTGCCACCCCTTCCACAAAACGATCATTTGGACAAGGAGATGGAGTCGGCCGACACAGGTCTCGGGAGCAGTGTGGTGATCGGGGGTCAGGAAACAGAGGTCGATCTCTTTGAGAGTTCCATTATCCAAAGGAAGAGGGTGCAAAAGCCACTACAAGTAGCGTGCTCGAAAAAGAGAGAACCTGCAACCAACTCCTGCCAAGAGTGTGGGAAGCGTTTTCTGTCTCGGGGACGGCTGGAGGATCACCTccgcatacacacaggagagaaacctttcaAATGCCCCGATTGTAACAGGTTCTTCAGGACGTCGGCACTCCTGACAAACCATATGAAAATTCACTCTGATGTGCGGCCCTTTAGCTGCGACGAGTGCGGCAAATGCTTTCGGAGAAAGGTTGGCCTTCAGAATCACCATCGCGTCCACACGGATGCTAGACCATACAAATGCACCATCTGTGGAAAGGGCTTCACGCAGGTACAGTACTGCAAACGACACATGGATTGTCATACAAGTGAGAATACCTATTTCTGCACTCATTGTCCGAAGAGCTTCCCAACCCAATTCCAGCTGTCCTCCCACCAGCGCTGGCACACCACGGACCGCCCGTACGCCTGTGAGCAGTGTGGGTTGCGCTTCTTTATGCCAAGCTTGTTAAAGAGACACATGGGCTACCACATTGGGAACCGCCAGTTCCTGTGTGCCCAGTGCGGAAGGACCTTTGTCTATGAGTTTGACCTAAAGAGACACCAAAAAGACCATGACCCCAGTCCCAAACTCCCCTGCCCTGTCTGCCAGAAGATGTTTGGCAACAACAGCCTACTCCAGGCCCACGTACGCAGGCACTCTTCAGAGAAACCTTACAGATGTGACATATGCGACAAGACCTTTAAAGACAGCGGGGGCCTGCGCATACACAAGCGTGGGCTGCACTCGAACGAACGCCCTTACAGCTGCGACGAGTGTGGGAAGACCTACAAACTCCACACGCACCTGAGGGAGCACAAGTTTAAACACACAGGGGAGGGCCACAGCTGTGGCCAGTGTGGAAAAGCCTTCAGGTACCTGCGTCTCCTGAAGTTGCACGAGCGCTCGCACTCCGAGCCATCAGAGCTCACGCTGCGAAACAGTCACACCAGCCATCGTAGGAGGCTATCCTCCAAAAGGAGTTGA